The sequence CTTTGAAAAGTTGAAATTTAGGCTACCAGGAGATATTTACATTAGAAGGGGTAATTTTGAGTTTTATTTTCCCATCGCAACTTCAATACTTATTAGTATTTTACTTACAATCATTTTGAATTTGATTTTTAGAAAATAAATCTTTATAACTCTTCCTTAAAGGAATGTATCGAGGTTATTTTACAGTAGAGGAAAACTGCTTCTCCCTCTTTTAATTCCATTTCTTCAAATGACTTTCTTGTAATCAATGCGTCTAACTCTACTTCATCTTTTATACTTACTCTAACTTTAACAAGCACACCTTTTTGAATAATTTTTTTAATTTTACCTTCAAATGAATTCTG is a genomic window of Caldisericaceae bacterium containing:
- a CDS encoding DUF2905 domain-containing protein; protein product: MKAWKLLILSGILLVVFGLLLLLFEKLKFRLPGDIYIRRGNFEFYFPIATSILISILLTIILNLIFRK